acggacatactctagtcgcttctatcgcacgtatcgctcttgctgcatagaagcgattctctgtcgcttcaatcgcgttgcGACTGGTTTATTCGCCCGGTAACAATGACACAACATGCACAATGCCAAATAAATGTAAAACACTGAAATTGGGAAAATACTGCAAAGAGAAAAACAGGTCAACACCAAAATGTTGATGGTTATCAGGAGGAGTGTTTAAATAATTTTTACAATTTTTCTTGTTCATCGTCTCTTACTTGAACCAGTAAAGGTAGTTTGAGGTCATTCCTGGATAGCACATGTTGTTACTACATGAGCCCCCATAGCTTGGAGGGCAAGCGGAGCAGGGCACCCCAACTTTGTATGGAGCTTCTCCGATCCAGTTCCCCCTGGAGGACAAAATGCTAGTTAGCAACAACATGGTATGATGGGCAGTGACATGCTTTCACAGTGtcctcacattacattacattgcattacatttagcagacgcttgtgaccaaagcgacttacaaggaggaaattcaagcaagtacagtatGGGGTCAGCACAGAGGACAATAGTATACAAGTGATGTAGCACAGATAGGGAGCAGAGGAATAGTAGAGGAGCTATGAGATGTAGTGCAGCTTAGTtcccatgattagaggtgagtagcctactaacctagcctgattatcatcgactttcaaatctctttgagacttggtctgaccaagagcataacaattaacatttcccaaatggcatgtttgacccacctcccttggtttgcctatggttgtttgcttactgacaaagtgggaggagttcccgtattttcgggaactcagaaagtatactgcattgctcttgacctgactagttgcaacgctgaaagtgttgcgtcactaagagggcacagcctggctactactaacctgcactacatccCATATAGTATATAGGTCCCCTACTATTCCTCTGTTTTCTATCACATACCATTAGGAAGATGTAAGGCCTGCGTCTGTATGGCACATACGGCAGACATGCGTTCATTCCGTTCCATGGCAGATGAACATTGAACAAcattgacagaaaaaaaagagggaaatgaGTACTCACTTTGGCGAATAATTGCAGACAAGGTAGGTTGCCTCCCGCCATATGGCTCCCCATACGAGCATGTTATAACACGTTTGGATAGCACAGCCAACTCTGTTCGAAGTGGCCCACACCATCTTTGAaatcacatgacatgacacaaaaCAATAGTTAGGGCAGAAAATCATTTCGGTGACTTGGTAAGAGTGTTTTAAACCACCAGAGAGGATCATACCTGAGTGTAATGTGTGCACATGGGTCCATAGCACCGCAATGGACAACTTGGGTTGCAGTCTCGTGGATATGGGAAGAGATAGTCATTCACCTCATCATACCAAGGCTTGACCAGTTGGATAATGGACTGGTAGCTGAGAGAGATTAATTGTACAGGTCTTACTATAAGCAGtttcacaaataggcctacacacagaatATCATATACACAGTTAtaaagtgagattttttttttttttaaagcctgatttgctttgcattttgaaaaaaaagtgtCTAAAAGTTCAGATTATCATAGTTAGTTCTGTAGGGATACTAATTCTGTATACATCACAACGGTGTAGGTATTCAGCACTTACTTGCCAGTTCTCACTGAGAGATTTTGCCCCAGAAACCTCAGCAGAAACGGTGGTCCATGGTCCCAAATACAGGTGGCTGCCCATGCCTCTGCAGATCTAGCCAGACCGTCGTCCCAAAGCTGAATGCAATGTTAAGACATCTCAGTAAGTAGTATCAAACCAACATGCTTCTCCACTATTGCTGTGCTATTTCCCCCAAAAAGACACGGCACCTGTACAGACAATTTGTGGGGTTTCATTTTCCCAATCTCTACTGCCCTCCATAGGTGACAACGCCATAGTGCAGCTGAGGAAAGGGCAGTGCGACTTCACTTCATGCAATACAACCGTACTAAATTCATTATTAGTATATCAAATATTATATGAGGCATTATACTTGATGTCACAGTGATTTGAGTTAAACACAATATAATGCAGCACTTTTCTCTAAAGGGGTCACATGAGGTGACGTGCATTGACATAATTAACTAACTTATGCATACAGCACTAGTTAAATGTCAATTGAACAGCACTGCCAATTTAATTCATTTCAAACAGTCAAACGCTTCTGTATATCGTTTCCATTTGTGCAACGAGTTTTCTTCTGGCTGAGGTGTACTTTTGGACTGACTTTCACACAGGTGTGGGTAAAGGACGGTGTAAATATTAGGTATAGCAAAGTAAGGGGAGTCCACTGCATGACAATATACTAATGATTACAATAATATTCGGCTATATTTAGTTGCATCCCCCTTGCACGTCTGATGTATGCTGGGTTCTTGCTCTTGCGCGTAGTGCGCAGTGCAGTCTGTAGGTGGTTCCCTATACGCGCAAATTTGCGCACTGGTCGACCCATTTTGGCGACGGCAACATCCAGTGGCCAGCTGTTTAAAGTCGTACACTTTTGGCCAAAATCATGCCCGAAgacttcatataggcctatcttccGTCTGAAGCTTGCCATGATGACTGCGGCAGGAAACCGAGAAAACTTTGGTAGCAAAAAATGTTCCACAAACTATACTGATCCTGTAACTCCACTCACTCCAGCGGGCGCGTCTATTCAGCTGCGCCAAGCACCATAACTCCAAAGCCACTGATTTATTTAAAATACTTTGAAGACACTGGGGAACTCGGAGAACGTCAACTAAAGTAGAGTGAAACACATGACACCTCAATCTGCTATCAATTTGGCATAAATAACGTTTTGGCCATGGCAAtgattgttgaaaaaaaaaaaacttaccatGTACTCCATGTTAGCGGCAGGTGGAAAGACGTTAGCTCGAACTTGGTTGTGGTACTCTAAAATGGCAAGCATATCACCCTGAGAGATATAGCGCTTACGTCTTGATTTCGGTATAAATGCCGACAGTTGGTCTCCATGGGATTCCTTTGCAATAGTGACATTCCCCTGATCCGTGGAAGATGAGGTTGTGTTCACAACTACAGCACCTGCCCCACTGGCGATGAAAAAGAAAACTATACAGTTTGAAAATCTACAAGTCTTCATCTTCTCCAGTTGGTAGAGCAGTAAGTTGGAGATGTTCTGTCtgaaaacaaacatacacaatcATTTTATTGTAGCCTATGAAGTACCCGCACGGTGCGTGAAAATAAGTAGTCAAAATCTATTGTTTAATTTTCAAGGCACACATTCGTGGTAAATGCATCAAAGTGCACAACAATATTGTGAATGATTCCTTACCCCGTCAAGAGTGTGTAGCACGCAATAAGTTGCGTTTCAAAACACGGGCATTTTGCAAGACGTTTGGGAGTTTAGTCCTTGGCATCCGTCTTGAAGATTACCATTGCATTGCTGCGGTCTGTTTTATATTCTGACTTGCCATTCTGGAAGAGGTTTCCAAGGGGAAGGTGCAGACAGCCCCTCCCTGCCACCTGGAACGCGATGAAGGGGAACTACGGCTATCCCAAATAATGTGACTCTCTGTCCTTGATATCTTGACCCTTTAAAAAACAATATGAATGTGCactattttttttaacacagtCTGGTCTAATGTATATGCAAATGAGTAACAGATGAAGCGCAGCTTCTCTTTGCAATTGCCAGATATGCAACAGCTGTACACTGACATTGAATAAAAAGTAGCCATAGAGGAGAATGGTTGAAATTGTACCAAATCGCCTCACATTTCATACTGGAGTATAATGGGATTAGTGGGGACAATGAAAGTGGCTTGACTCTGGCTTGACTATGAGGTATTTTCCTCCAGTTTATTTGCACTGCCTTATTTACCCCAGTGAGAAGATCAGACTTATTTAGTCCCATCATCCAATGTGGTGTCGGTCCAGGACCATGGCATGGGCCAGGATCCATATACAGCTGATCTTAACCCCTTAGAACAGAGGTTATGGTAtaatactgtcaccaaaattgtaacggctatgtcttaatctgctacttaaggctgtcggtattgtcatagcaatgttgttatgatgtagttgaatattttcaccAAAAAGAGAAtagcccgccggtgaccccatctgcagtaagaggctacgaaaacCCTCCAGCATCTTGTCATGTGCTTTGGCAGGTGGAGTGAGAGCACATAGTAACGTCAGACCCCATTCTCCCCACTGACACTCTGTTTTGCAAAGTTATTATGGCCCTTGCGTGATTGCAGCCCTTGTCACTATAATGTGTCCAATGATACACCAACTTTAAATTATGAACTACGAGGCACTTTTCAAGGGCAAAGAGAGAAGCAAATTTGGAAGACATCAAATTGAGGATGAAAGTGACATGCAGAAAGGAAACTAAAATAGACGAGACAGAATAGGGGGGAAAAACCCAAGGCCATCTGCCTCTACCATTGGCGTTCTGTGACAGTGTC
This genomic interval from Engraulis encrasicolus isolate BLACKSEA-1 chromosome 16, IST_EnEncr_1.0, whole genome shotgun sequence contains the following:
- the pi15b gene encoding peptidase inhibitor 15; the protein is MKTCRFSNCIVFFFIASGAGAVVVNTTSSSTDQGNVTIAKESHGDQLSAFIPKSRRKRYISQGDMLAILEYHNQVRANVFPPAANMEYMLWDDGLARSAEAWAATCIWDHGPPFLLRFLGQNLSVRTGNYQSIIQLVKPWYDEVNDYLFPYPRDCNPSCPLRCYGPMCTHYTQMVWATSNRVGCAIQTCYNMLVWGAIWREATYLVCNYSPKGNWIGEAPYKVGVPCSACPPSYGGSCSNNMCYPGMTSNYLYWFK